One segment of Acidimicrobiia bacterium DNA contains the following:
- a CDS encoding Na(+)/H(+) antiporter subunit C, translating to MKATVPLVAAYLFGVGTYLILQRTLTRILLGLALMGHGANLFLLLAGGSKGTPPILPNDAMPLGSVTSKMSDPLPQAFVLTAIVIGLGTIAFVLALAYRNWTLTASDEVEDDIEDRRIATREPEKGYIAEGADRPPLLAETDSDNDAFGFEERS from the coding sequence ATGAAGGCCACCGTCCCACTTGTCGCTGCATACCTATTTGGAGTGGGAACATATCTTATCCTTCAGCGGACCCTCACCCGAATCCTTCTAGGTTTGGCGCTTATGGGTCATGGGGCCAACCTTTTCCTGCTCTTAGCAGGGGGCTCGAAAGGTACACCTCCGATACTCCCAAACGATGCAATGCCTTTGGGATCGGTAACCTCTAAAATGTCCGACCCGCTCCCACAAGCTTTTGTTCTTACAGCAATAGTGATTGGCCTTGGGACAATCGCTTTCGTCCTGGCCCTCGCATACAGAAACTGGACACTCACAGCCAGCGACGAAGTAGAAGACGATATCGAAGACCGGAGAATCGCTACCAGAGAACCTGAAAAGGGCTACATAGCCGAGGGAGCGGACCGTCCTCCGCTCCTCGCTGAAACCGACAGCGACAATGACGCGTTTGGGTTTGAGGAGCGGTCATGA